One genomic region from Littorina saxatilis isolate snail1 unplaced genomic scaffold, US_GU_Lsax_2.0 scaffold_1765, whole genome shotgun sequence encodes:
- the LOC138955723 gene encoding uncharacterized protein isoform X2, translating into MPPRRAASRRVAEVTRAAAGRPRASNQTASQRQPGGFESATAGGEESATALAAVLAELRRLGERQVAIVSLQKDNQRLQEAVSGDREAIASTSGSMTTGTSNSTLSGSVANLVNTITGTEYGEPSSGLILVE; encoded by the exons ATGCCTCCCAGGAGGGCAGCGTCAAGGCGGGTAGCCGAAGTGACCCGAGCCGCTGCAGGTCGGCCGAGGGCCAGCAACCAGACAGCCTCGCAGCGACAACCCGGTGGGTTTGAGTCAGCCACAGCAGGAGGGGAAGAAAGCGCCACTGCTTTGGCCGCGGTATTGGCAGAACTACGCAGGCTGGGGGAGCGGCAAGTGGCCATTGTCTCGCTCCAGAAAGACAACCAACGTCTGCAAGAAGCTGTTTCGGGTGATCGTGAGGCCATCGCCTCAACATCGGGATCGATGACAACCGGTACCAGCAATTCTACCCTGTCTGGCTCGGTTGCCAACCTGGTCAACACAATCACAG GCACAGAGTACGGGGAGCCATCCAGCGGGTTGATCCTGGTGGAGTAG
- the LOC138955723 gene encoding uncharacterized protein isoform X1: MDHGGENLDVVALMNEHRGEGRGSAMQGRSDHNQRIERLWLDVWKDVVNPYHDLFTAMRTPQAEGGLGILNMDNPIHLWALHYVFLPNRSLQWIVEQKNHQPLRTERNRTPLQLFFRGMLERRASTSTAVQDFWKGRSLQSIIEDHPLPDSR, encoded by the coding sequence ATGGACCATGGTGGCGAGAATCTGGATGTCGTCGCCCTCATGAATGAACACAGGGGAGAAGGGAGAGGCAGTGCGATGCAAGGCCGCAGTGACCATAACCAAAGGATCGAGCGTCTCTGGCTCGACGTCTGGAAAGATGTGGTGAACCCTTACCATGACCTGTTTACTGCAATGAGAACACCACAGGCAGAAGGTGGTCTGGGGATACTGAACATGGACAATCCCATTCACTTGTGGGCCCTCCACTATGTTTTTCTGCCGAACCGGTCCCTACAGTGGATTGTGGAACAGAAGAACCACCAACCCCTGAGGACAGAGCGCAACAGAACTCCCCTGCAGCTCTTCTTCAGGGGGATGCTGGAGAGACGAGCCAGCACATCCACAGCAGTACAGGACTTCTGGAAAGGGAGAAGCCTTCAATCGATAATCGAGGACCATCCTTTGCCAGACAGTCGTTAG